A genomic region of Rheinheimera sp. MMS21-TC3 contains the following coding sequences:
- a CDS encoding DUF58 domain-containing protein: protein MLNLKRRLYPHYWTWLSKWLDKRQPAAAKITLSQRIIFILPTRYGLWFGLLCVLLYLLGTNYQNNLILLVCYLLLSIWLVSIVLTFANLNGLTLSCSNTSEGFANKPVAININTKASTPRYMLQFRFVNQSHTVQKDTLDSAISLTINNKERGCFLLPRLKISSCYPFGLWRSWSYVALQQQYWVYPTPIKIKDNSVGHNTTNQPNIDSEISQDLRQYQAGDSLNQILWKRLAKDSTKPIVRLRQPIQQYDPSWVIIADLTGPALEQALSQGCQKLIDLEASQQLYGLQSARQTFGPDQGTLHLQRCLQHLAEY from the coding sequence ATGTTAAATTTAAAACGGCGCTTATATCCACATTATTGGACATGGTTAAGTAAATGGTTAGATAAGCGGCAACCAGCAGCGGCTAAGATTACACTTAGTCAGCGCATTATTTTTATTCTACCTACACGTTATGGTCTATGGTTTGGCTTACTTTGTGTATTGTTATATTTGTTGGGCACTAATTACCAGAACAACTTAATTTTATTAGTTTGCTATTTACTATTGAGCATCTGGTTAGTCAGCATAGTGCTGACATTTGCTAACTTAAATGGTTTAACTCTAAGTTGTAGTAATACAAGTGAAGGTTTTGCTAATAAACCTGTGGCTATTAATATCAACACTAAAGCCTCTACACCGCGTTATATGCTGCAATTTAGATTTGTTAATCAAAGCCATACTGTGCAAAAGGATACTCTAGACTCAGCTATAAGCTTAACAATAAATAATAAAGAGCGTGGTTGCTTTTTATTGCCCAGATTAAAAATAAGTAGCTGTTACCCCTTTGGTTTGTGGCGCAGCTGGAGTTATGTTGCCTTACAACAGCAGTATTGGGTGTACCCAACTCCAATTAAAATTAAAGATAATTCTGTTGGCCACAATACAACGAATCAACCTAACATTGATAGCGAAATTAGTCAGGATTTACGCCAATATCAAGCCGGCGATAGTTTAAATCAGATCCTATGGAAGCGTTTAGCTAAAGATAGCACTAAACCTATAGTGAGATTACGTCAGCCAATCCAGCAATATGATCCTAGTTGGGTAATTATTGCCGACTTAACCGGACCAGCACTAGAGCAAGCTCTTAGCCAAGGTTGTCAAAAGCTAATAGACTTAGAAGCTAGTCAGCAATTATATGGTTTACAATCAGCGCGGCAAACTTTTGGTCCCGACCAAGGCACCTTACATTTGCAGCGTTGCTTACAACATTTGGCAGAGTATTAA